In Mangifera indica cultivar Alphonso chromosome 7, CATAS_Mindica_2.1, whole genome shotgun sequence, the genomic window CTAATGATATGTACTTGAGAGATTTACACGAAAAAATTCTTATGGACTCAATAAGAGAACAAACActtaaatccttcaaaaatttcaGTTCTCCACATCTTTCAATCCTAAGTCTTTTTAGAGATAAAGGTAAGACATCGCTATCAATGAATGTTAGACTCTGACaggaattaatataaaattctttcaaaaatgaTGGTAGCATACCCCTTCCAATAGATCTTAGATTCTGACACTCACTTATCTCAAGAGAATTTACATTGGAAAGAAAATTGGTGTTTTCCAAACTTTGCCATGATTCTATAATCTCTTCATTATGAACAATCTTCAAACGATCTACTCTTTGAAAacctttctttaatttatcttcaacCATCGGAATATTTGCAAGATATTTAGAATCCAACAACTTAAAATCAATCGAACCATCATCACACACCATTCCTTCACAATCATCAATTTCTAATTTGCAATGTATTGGATAATTTGAGAATGAGACCACCAACTTTGGACAATTCTTAATAACAAATCTTTCTAATGAAGAAAGATAATCAAGTGCTTCTCCAATAAGTTGGGGACATTCAATAATAGAAAGCACACGCAACTTAGGGAAAATTTCATTTCCTCTCCATCTGTCCCAATGCTCCCATTCTTTTAAATTCTCAAAATGAAGAAATTCTAATGACTTGAAAGGTGTTTGAAAATCTATTCTTTTTAGACTTGCCATCTCTTTAATGGTTAAGTCTTCAAGTGAGCTCAACATTTCAAGTGAAGGCAAAGACATGCACCTCTTACATTCTTCTAATTTAAGAACCACCAAATTAGAGAGCCATGAGCAATCTCCTAACCAAGATGGAAAACTTTCACCACCATAGCCTCTGATTGTGAGTTCTTTTAAATTGCTAGGAGGCTTTAGCTTGTCAAGTAGCTTCATTTCTATATCTGCTTTCATTGAGTTTTCTTCATATCCCCATTCTAGTAACAACACTTTTAGATTGTTCTTATTGCTTAGTATTTGCTCCcgtatttgatttgaatttgtcaCATTCTGTAATTCTGAAATGTGAAGCTCCCCTTGAAGCAAACTTAAGCTTTTCAAATCTTCCAAATTAGAACCTGCATTCTTGCCCacaataaaatttgacaatatttgaagattttcCAACTCTTTCATTCCAAATGGCAtctcttttaatgaattttggcCACTTATATCAAGATGATATAAATTGGTCAAATATCTCATGTTGGAAGGTAACTTCATGAGAACAGAACAATATTTCAATAGCAAAGTTTGCAAGTTAAATAACTGGCATGTTGACTCTGGCAAACTTTTTATCAAAGTATTAGAGAAGTTGAGATATCTTAAATGTTTCATACCTCCAATTGAATTAGGTAAATAAATGATGGAGTGTCCTTCAAAAGATAGTACTCTCAACATGTCTAACTTCGCCAACAAATCAAAGATAACTATAGCACTTATATAACTTGCAAACTCATGCCTCACATGCAAAAAAGTTCTCAGACTTTTTGCCTTTTCCAAggctttaaatttattttttttagtgtaCTCATCAGGTTCATAAGTAAAATGACGAATCTTTTCGAAATTTTCTGATGACTCAACAATATTTTGCTCAGATCTAAAACTGATTCCTTTAAAAACTGATTGAGCAAGATCATGAACAAGATCATGCATAACATATTTGGAACTATCACTACTCAATTGTTGGAAAAACGACCTTGAACACAATTTATGAAAACACTGACCTGCCTTATCCAGTTGCTTATTTGATGGTTGAACAATACCTTCCGCAATCCATAAAAGTGCAAGTTCCTTCTCCTCAAATTCGTAATCTTGAGGAAATATTGCGCAATAGCCAAAACATCTTTTTAGATTCGAAGGAAGATAATGATAGCTCAGCTTTAATGTTGGGAGAATGTGATCACTTTCATCAAATGCACTCCATATTTTGCTTTCTAATATTTCTTCCCAAGCATTGCTCGGCTTTGAGTGTAGAAGACAACCGAGGGTCTTTGCTGCCAGTGGTAGGCCTTTGCACCTTTTAACAACTCTAtcataaattgaaatgaaaatttgatcaGCATTAGCAGCTGCACCAGTCCCAAACGCGTGCTCCTTAAACAAGGATTTACAAGCTTCGTCGGATAAGAGCTTCAATTGATAAGTATGAGAGCATCTTATTTCTTTTGCAACATGTTCATGGCGTGTTGTCACGATCATCGTGCTTCCAAGTGCACCAGCTGCAAAAGGAGACTTAAGCTTTTCCCATTCGATGTACTCCACCTTCCATATATCGTCTAATACTATCAAGAATTTCTTTCCACTTACTGCCCCTTTCAGCTGAACTTGGACATCATTTAAATTATCTGGAACGGAGGACGAAAATTGCTGAAGAAGTTTCTTTGAGATTGTGAGAACGTCAAAGGTGGTTGAAACACACACCCACGCTTTTTTCTCAAACTTGATATCTTCCAACTCCTTGTGATTGTACACTTCTCGAGCAATTGTTGTTTTGCCGATCCCTCCCACGCCGACAACTGCTATTAGTTGAAAGTTGGCACCACTTTTCACCATTTTCAGTAATTCGACTTCATCTTCGTTTCTGCCATAAACTTGTCCGAGTGGGACGCTAGAAGTTTCCTCTGGTTTTGGCGGTGCAGCGACGTTAGTTGCTGGCAGTCCAGAAAGCTTCGGCAACTTACGTTCTTCAGATCTTTGCTCACAGAGTTGTTCCAACCGGCTATTGATTTCTTTGATCTTGGATCCCATCTTGAAAGCAAACGAACGACTGGGGAAACAAGCAGGGAGACAGCTAAATCCTCTGCTGGAGCTAGCCTGGTGTTCTGCCTTGCGTTTGTGTCGCAAAGCTTCGTAGGCAAACTCATCCAGTAAGTCCTCTGCATCATAAGCCCAGTGTTGAAGATTGTCAAGCCATTCTTTGACTTGTTTATCCACCAGCTGCCAGTTTTCTGCATTGCGAAGAAGGTTTTCAACCATCTTTAACTTGTTCTCCAGCTCTTTGATCTCTGAATCTACCCCTCCAACAAGCTGCCGGGCAAAGTCTCGCACTTCATTGGACCTCAATATCTTAAGCAACCCCTTAACGAGTTCGGAGACGACAGGCTCAAGAACGACGTCCATGGTTCGATAGTTGGAAATAAGGAAAGATTTAAGATTGTAACAAGAAGAGAAGAATGTGAGACAGAAAGAGAAACTtgttaattttgtgtttttaagagtgctcaaaataaaagaatatttgagTCACAAGTCATTCTTAGATAAATACCTTACTTATTCTAGagataaagaaaggaaaggaatcTTTCATGATCATCAACTTT contains:
- the LOC123220846 gene encoding putative disease resistance protein At3g14460, which produces MDVVLEPVVSELVKGLLKILRSNEVRDFARQLVGGVDSEIKELENKLKMVENLLRNAENWQLVDKQVKEWLDNLQHWAYDAEDLLDEFAYEALRHKRKAEHQASSSRGFSCLPACFPSRSFAFKMGSKIKEINSRLEQLCEQRSEERKLPKLSGLPATNVAAPPKPEETSSVPLGQVYGRNEDEVELLKMVKSGANFQLIAVVGVGGIGKTTIAREVYNHKELEDIKFEKKAWVCVSTTFDVLTISKKLLQQFSSSVPDNLNDVQVQLKGAVSGKKFLIVLDDIWKVEYIEWEKLKSPFAAGALGSTMIVTTRHEHVAKEIRCSHTYQLKLLSDEACKSLFKEHAFGTGAAANADQIFISIYDRVVKRCKGLPLAAKTLGCLLHSKPSNAWEEILESKIWSAFDESDHILPTLKLSYHYLPSNLKRCFGYCAIFPQDYEFEEKELALLWIAEGIVQPSNKQLDKAGQCFHKLCSRSFFQQLSSDSSKYVMHDLVHDLAQSVFKGISFRSEQNIVESSENFEKIRHFTYEPDEYTKKNKFKALEKAKSLRTFLHVRHEFASYISAIVIFDLLAKLDMLRVLSFEGHSIIYLPNSIGGMKHLRYLNFSNTLIKSLPESTCQLFNLQTLLLKYCSVLMKLPSNMRYLTNLYHLDISGQNSLKEMPFGMKELENLQILSNFIVGKNAGSNLEDLKSLSLLQGELHISELQNVTNSNQIREQILSNKNNLKVLLLEWGYEENSMKADIEMKLLDKLKPPSNLKELTIRGYGGESFPSWLGDCSWLSNLVVLKLEECKRCMSLPSLEMLSSLEDLTIKEMASLKRIDFQTPFKSLEFLHFENLKEWEHWDRWRGNEIFPKLRVLSIIECPQLIGEALDYLSSLERFVIKNCPKLVVSFSNYPIHCKLEIDDCEGMVCDDGSIDFKLLDSKYLANIPMVEDKLKKGFQRVDRLKIVHNEEIIESWQSLENTNFLSNVNSLEISECQNLRSIGRGMLPSFLKEFYINSCQSLTFIDSDVLPLSLKRLRIERCGELKFLKDLSVCSLIESIRIFSCKSLKYISLDGPLPETLNQLDVKDCKALETLSSRRNEYLPRALTSIYIIVCEELKSIAESFDNSTCLRKISLFDCKNLESLPSGLHHLPCLESIYIIKCPKLSVREGVPTSLRQLLINECEDGKGMGMLASLKHLIIWDLPQLKSISDLTNLTSLKYLFINKLPQLELIPNLSGLTSLEDLQISKCPRIKSIPSLSGLTSFQELEIADLPQLESIQDLSNLTSLEDLQISECPKLRSLQTLPSSLQSLQITDCPLLIKRWKSVTGKYSSKIAQIPKVVIDGKFIYNSKEYEVDDGSFFL